One genomic window of Sodaliphilus pleomorphus includes the following:
- a CDS encoding M16 family metallopeptidase — MPNGFTYYIYPLPGTGAVNLKLVTKIGSVVEDQDELGLAHFLEHMTFEGTKNYPHDSGSKILQAYGLVSGSDFNAATSFDDTQFDIKNIDANDSTMLPNALHIIKDWACNLTLEDKAIDKERSIVEEEWRTSHDYGQRLADSLCRSLLHGTQYASRFPIGSMKIIRNFKPSLLREFYRKWYRPDLQAIIVVGDIDAARVENEVKMLFGSIPSPASAPVRKQVAVPDHKGIDYNLFVDDEAPSSDIGIFFLHDKISPEMMLKKECYRREAIGLLSTTLLSLRLLEQSSKAECAYSSATCTDGAFLIAKHKAALALIAMGKEGMTAQVMEQLLTEARRAQLYGFTADEINRAKRYFITNVDNQLKEVNTLKRTDYTAALVDHFEGESDLCGFETSLRLMREIVENHVTADDINSYLRTHIKADNVSVSISGPKKDGIAYPTKQDVERRFSAIFSSTPPPYEEKVRENPIVDHTPAAGQVLESSRDSLSGITSLVLSNGMRVLLKPTNFKNDEIRLNGYSPGGYNVYKGTHDIALRAMNAVIEGSALGNNSITMLEKQLLAKNVSLYFNITPSKETFVGKSGNADFETMLQLLYLYFTDVRKDPQSFNSVKSNLASQNSQIANNPSHIFQDSVTSTLYPGYIYYKDLLPAEIQSIDYDEVLQLYRERVANPGDYVFTLVGSFNVDSIVPLINKYMASIPDNGVREVKMTPTPMRHGRFTNAFSTPMATPKSTIDIEYFGPMKWTTQNELMIDMLQGVINDELNQKIREEEASSYGVKVMCDINETMPVFVIACSFDTNNEKKDELLAITRKYFKSLTSKGVSQEEYNKVYNQQVNQYYFGLQSNDFWVYTLYLRTLGINYERDLNASLGTMSNLKFNLFIKSLRLNDELTTVMEGLPKKQ; from the coding sequence TTGCCAAATGGATTCACCTATTATATCTATCCCCTGCCTGGCACCGGGGCTGTGAACCTGAAACTGGTGACCAAAATTGGCTCGGTTGTAGAGGATCAAGACGAGTTGGGCCTGGCCCACTTTCTGGAGCACATGACATTTGAGGGGACTAAAAACTATCCTCACGACAGCGGGAGCAAGATCTTGCAGGCCTACGGATTGGTCTCGGGTTCTGATTTCAACGCGGCAACCTCATTTGACGACACGCAATTTGACATCAAGAATATCGATGCCAACGACAGCACCATGCTGCCCAATGCATTGCACATCATCAAAGACTGGGCCTGCAACCTCACCCTGGAAGACAAAGCCATCGACAAAGAACGCAGCATTGTAGAGGAAGAATGGCGCACCAGTCACGATTACGGCCAACGCCTGGCCGACTCGCTGTGCCGGTCGCTCTTGCACGGGACTCAGTATGCAAGCCGTTTCCCCATTGGGTCGATGAAAATCATAAGAAATTTCAAGCCATCGCTGTTGCGCGAATTCTATCGCAAGTGGTATCGACCCGACCTGCAAGCCATCATTGTTGTGGGCGACATCGACGCAGCACGTGTTGAAAACGAAGTGAAGATGCTGTTTGGTTCCATACCGAGCCCCGCATCGGCCCCCGTGCGCAAGCAAGTAGCTGTGCCCGACCACAAGGGGATAGACTACAACCTCTTTGTCGACGACGAGGCACCATCGAGCGACATAGGCATCTTTTTCCTTCACGACAAGATCTCGCCTGAGATGATGCTCAAAAAAGAATGTTATCGACGAGAGGCTATCGGCCTGCTATCGACGACCCTACTGTCACTTAGGCTCCTTGAGCAATCCAGCAAAGCCGAGTGTGCCTACTCCTCGGCCACGTGCACCGATGGTGCATTTCTCATTGCAAAGCACAAAGCCGCGTTGGCTCTTATCGCCATGGGAAAAGAAGGCATGACTGCACAAGTCATGGAGCAACTCCTGACCGAAGCAAGACGTGCTCAACTCTATGGATTCACTGCCGACGAAATCAATCGTGCCAAGCGCTATTTCATAACCAACGTCGACAACCAGCTGAAAGAAGTCAACACACTCAAGCGCACCGACTACACAGCTGCACTGGTCGATCACTTTGAGGGGGAATCTGACCTGTGCGGATTTGAAACGTCGCTGAGGCTGATGCGAGAGATTGTTGAAAACCACGTGACCGCCGACGACATCAACAGCTACTTGCGCACCCACATCAAGGCCGACAATGTATCGGTAAGCATATCGGGGCCCAAGAAAGACGGCATCGCTTATCCTACAAAACAGGATGTTGAGAGACGGTTTTCGGCCATTTTCTCATCCACTCCTCCCCCCTATGAGGAGAAGGTGAGGGAAAATCCCATTGTCGACCACACTCCTGCAGCTGGACAGGTGCTTGAATCGTCGCGCGACAGCCTGTCGGGCATCACCTCGCTTGTGTTGTCAAACGGGATGCGAGTGCTATTGAAACCCACCAACTTCAAGAATGACGAAATCAGGCTCAATGGCTACAGCCCGGGAGGCTACAATGTGTACAAGGGTACCCACGACATTGCCCTGAGAGCCATGAATGCCGTGATCGAAGGGAGCGCATTGGGCAACAACAGCATCACCATGCTGGAGAAGCAACTGCTGGCCAAGAATGTATCACTGTACTTCAACATCACGCCATCAAAAGAAACCTTTGTGGGCAAGAGCGGCAATGCCGATTTCGAAACCATGCTTCAGCTGCTGTATCTGTATTTCACCGATGTGAGAAAAGACCCGCAGTCGTTCAACTCGGTGAAAAGCAACCTGGCTTCTCAGAACTCTCAAATCGCCAACAACCCAAGCCACATCTTCCAGGACTCGGTAACGAGCACATTGTATCCAGGCTATATCTACTACAAAGACCTGTTGCCGGCCGAAATACAATCGATCGACTATGACGAGGTGCTACAGCTCTACCGCGAGCGTGTAGCCAATCCCGGCGACTACGTGTTTACCCTGGTGGGAAGCTTCAACGTCGACAGCATCGTGCCACTCATCAACAAATACATGGCCTCGATACCCGACAATGGCGTGAGAGAAGTGAAAATGACACCCACCCCCATGCGCCATGGGCGCTTCACCAATGCTTTCTCCACCCCCATGGCAACACCCAAGTCGACAATCGACATAGAATATTTCGGTCCAATGAAGTGGACCACCCAAAACGAGCTCATGATTGATATGTTGCAAGGGGTAATCAACGACGAGCTCAATCAAAAAATCAGAGAAGAGGAGGCAAGCTCCTATGGTGTGAAGGTGATGTGCGATATCAATGAGACGATGCCCGTCTTTGTGATCGCATGCAGTTTTGACACCAACAATGAGAAAAAAGACGAGCTGCTTGCCATCACAAGAAAATATTTCAAATCACTCACAAGCAAAGGAGTGTCGCAAGAGGAGTACAACAAGGTGTACAACCAGCAGGTGAATCAATACTACTTCGGGCTGCAATCCAACGATTTCTGGGTCTATACATTATATCTCAGGACGTTGGGCATCAACTATGAGCGCGACTTGAATGCCTCGCTGGGAACAATGAGCAACTTGAAATTCAATCTGTTTATCAAGTCGCTCAGGCTCAACGACGAGCTCACCACGGTGATGGAAGGCTTGCCCAAAAAACAATAA
- a CDS encoding helix-turn-helix transcriptional regulator, giving the protein MLLVNNDSKLSDIVLGDPSVVTVFNRFGISLGVGDHTVTTMCHRQGLDTDFFITILNTYLFPDFFPEKIMESFKASVIIDYLNKTNTYYEQFQIPNIERHFSFLLQKTNSANSNLTLMMKFFIEVKTELLARIDDDRNRWFPEVLKHRDACAQECPIPKFDDDSDSIEDKIDDLINMFVIHLKGEYDINLCQAVLIALFSLKKDITQNNRIRNRILKPLSQFLATS; this is encoded by the coding sequence ATGCTCCTTGTAAACAACGATTCAAAATTGAGCGACATTGTGCTCGGCGACCCATCGGTAGTAACCGTTTTCAACAGGTTTGGAATTTCCCTTGGGGTCGGCGACCACACTGTGACCACGATGTGCCATCGTCAGGGTTTGGATACCGACTTCTTCATCACCATTCTCAACACCTATCTCTTTCCCGATTTCTTCCCCGAAAAGATCATGGAGTCGTTCAAGGCATCGGTCATCATCGACTATCTCAACAAGACCAATACCTATTACGAGCAATTCCAAATACCCAACATAGAGCGTCATTTTTCCTTCTTGTTGCAAAAAACAAATTCGGCCAACAGCAATCTCACCTTGATGATGAAATTTTTTATCGAAGTGAAAACAGAATTGCTCGCACGCATCGACGACGACCGAAACCGCTGGTTTCCTGAGGTGCTGAAACATCGAGACGCCTGCGCACAGGAATGCCCTATTCCGAAATTTGACGATGACAGCGACAGCATCGAGGACAAAATTGATGATCTCATCAACATGTTTGTCATTCATTTAAAAGGAGAATACGACATCAACTTGTGCCAAGCCGTGCTCATAGCACTGTTCAGCCTGAAGAAAGACATCACCCAGAACAATCGCATACGCAACCGCATTCTCAAACCACTATCACAATTTCTGGCCACATCATGA
- a CDS encoding S41 family peptidase, whose product MTNSGNKQSYTWVPLALAAALVVGVLIGSHFTTQRSNDLDRKLNNVLGIISNEYVDNVNMDSLVELSIPEILSNLDPHSIYFSAKDLQAANEELNGSFSGIGISFQVMSDTINVIEVIPGGPAEKVGILAGDKIITVNGKPFVGKGLNPNTVKDHLRGAKGSTVKLGIRRNNSEKTIYFTVKRGDIPVKSVDAAYMIEKNTGYVKVNQFGRTTYDEFITALGNLKEEGAKRYIVDLRGNGGGYMEMAILMANEFLPKDQLIVSTKGRYRRDDSQVWSDGNGKYQDAELVVLIDEFSASSSEIFAGAIQDNDRGLIVGCRSFGKGLVQKQFELPDNSAIRLTIARYYTPSGRCIQKDYKLGGIDNYDNELATRFKNGELYSRDSIKLDKSKMYKTAHGRVVYGGGGIIPDIFVPVDTSGMSSYFQAVLNAGLMQQYALLYSEQHRASLKAIKDYKSLLRVLSDNETLLNDFVNYASRNGVPARWYYIDQSRSLLLTDIKAFIARDLLGQDAFYPILNRNDRTVEAALKALNRHEATFPIIDSNLH is encoded by the coding sequence ATGACAAATTCTGGTAACAAGCAAAGTTACACTTGGGTTCCCTTGGCGTTGGCGGCAGCGCTTGTAGTGGGTGTACTCATAGGCAGCCATTTCACGACGCAGAGATCCAACGACCTTGACAGGAAACTCAACAATGTGCTTGGCATAATCTCCAACGAGTATGTCGACAATGTAAACATGGACAGCCTTGTTGAGCTCTCGATACCCGAGATACTGAGCAATCTCGACCCACATTCAATCTACTTCAGCGCCAAAGACCTCCAGGCTGCCAACGAAGAGTTGAACGGCAGCTTCAGCGGTATAGGCATCTCGTTTCAAGTGATGAGCGACACCATCAATGTGATTGAAGTGATTCCCGGCGGTCCCGCCGAAAAAGTGGGCATTCTTGCGGGCGACAAAATCATCACAGTCAATGGCAAGCCCTTTGTGGGCAAAGGGTTAAATCCCAACACGGTGAAAGATCACCTGCGCGGTGCCAAAGGGTCGACGGTGAAACTCGGCATCAGGCGCAACAATAGCGAGAAGACCATCTACTTCACGGTAAAGCGCGGAGACATACCAGTCAAAAGCGTAGATGCTGCCTACATGATTGAGAAAAACACCGGCTATGTGAAAGTCAACCAGTTTGGCCGCACCACCTACGACGAGTTTATCACCGCACTGGGCAACCTCAAGGAGGAAGGTGCCAAACGCTATATCGTAGACTTGCGCGGCAACGGCGGCGGCTACATGGAGATGGCCATATTGATGGCCAATGAATTCCTTCCCAAAGACCAGCTCATCGTGTCGACCAAAGGCCGGTATCGCCGCGACGACTCGCAAGTGTGGAGCGATGGCAACGGTAAGTATCAGGATGCCGAGCTTGTTGTGCTCATCGACGAGTTTTCGGCCAGTTCCAGCGAGATTTTTGCCGGTGCCATCCAAGACAACGACCGCGGGCTCATTGTTGGGTGTCGCTCATTTGGCAAAGGCCTGGTTCAAAAGCAATTTGAGCTCCCCGACAACAGTGCAATACGACTCACTATAGCAAGATACTACACCCCGAGTGGACGTTGCATCCAGAAAGACTATAAACTGGGGGGCATCGACAACTACGACAACGAGCTGGCCACACGATTTAAAAACGGCGAGCTGTATAGCCGCGACAGCATAAAGCTCGACAAGAGCAAGATGTACAAGACTGCCCACGGACGAGTCGTGTATGGCGGCGGCGGCATTATCCCCGACATCTTTGTCCCCGTCGACACCTCGGGCATGTCGTCTTATTTCCAGGCAGTACTCAACGCCGGCCTCATGCAGCAGTATGCCTTGCTCTACAGCGAGCAACACCGAGCTTCGCTCAAGGCAATAAAAGATTACAAGTCGCTGCTGCGTGTGCTGAGCGACAACGAGACACTGCTCAACGATTTTGTGAACTACGCTTCGCGCAATGGAGTGCCTGCAAGATGGTACTACATTGACCAGTCAAGGTCGCTCCTGCTCACCGATATTAAGGCCTTCATAGCCCGCGACCTGCTGGGTCAAGATGCATTCTATCCCATCTTGAACCGCAACGACCGCACCGTCGAGGCGGCACTCAAGGCTCTCAACAGGCACGAGGCAACATTCCCCATTATCGACTCCAATCTACACTAA
- a CDS encoding LuxR C-terminal-related transcriptional regulator: MSTASVSCYAALDATTARVVSKSDWYVTDESTFTAHTSFFLPKKDKTIVLTHQSSQVESSPYLLSVNDPEEIVITNVRRLLDTQNDCKAQSKLTQRETSVLKLVANGLTNKMIADRLNISVNTVLSHRKNITAKLGIKSVSGLSVYAIMNGIISLPDA; this comes from the coding sequence GTGTCGACAGCAAGTGTGAGCTGCTATGCTGCACTCGATGCCACGACTGCCAGGGTTGTCTCCAAATCGGATTGGTATGTGACCGACGAATCCACATTTACCGCTCACACGTCGTTTTTCCTGCCCAAAAAGGACAAGACCATCGTGCTCACCCATCAGTCCTCACAAGTAGAGTCATCGCCCTACTTGCTTAGCGTAAACGACCCTGAGGAAATTGTCATCACCAATGTGCGGCGGCTACTCGACACCCAGAACGACTGCAAGGCGCAATCCAAGCTCACCCAACGGGAAACATCGGTACTCAAACTGGTTGCCAACGGACTAACCAACAAGATGATAGCCGACAGGCTCAACATCAGCGTCAACACAGTACTCTCTCACCGCAAAAACATCACTGCCAAGCTGGGCATCAAGAGCGTATCGGGCTTGAGCGTGTATGCCATCATGAATGGCATCATCTCGCTGCCCGACGCATAA
- a CDS encoding 5-formyltetrahydrofolate cyclo-ligase, whose product MKDKKELRQVVRALKSKLDDTQKRQEALAVFQSIETLQAFRSAKHILLYYSLPDELPTHEIVDKWSHVKTIYLPRVNGDELDLLKYDRQHMGKGAMGITEPIGDELVDPSIIDLVIVPAVALDKHCNRCGRGRGYYDRLLPLCTHARYIAVGLDCQFFDNIPVDPHDIKMDGVVTASHLAFAKPRF is encoded by the coding sequence ATGAAAGACAAAAAAGAATTGCGACAGGTGGTGAGAGCCTTGAAATCGAAATTGGACGACACCCAAAAGCGGCAAGAGGCGCTCGCCGTGTTTCAGAGTATCGAAACATTGCAGGCATTTCGCTCTGCCAAGCACATACTATTGTACTACTCCCTGCCCGACGAGCTGCCAACACATGAAATCGTCGACAAGTGGTCGCACGTTAAGACCATATATCTGCCGCGAGTGAACGGTGACGAGCTCGACCTGCTCAAGTACGACAGGCAACACATGGGCAAGGGTGCAATGGGAATCACAGAACCCATAGGCGACGAGCTGGTCGACCCGTCGATCATCGACCTGGTCATCGTTCCTGCCGTTGCACTCGACAAGCATTGCAATCGTTGTGGCCGAGGCCGTGGCTACTACGACAGGCTCCTGCCGCTATGCACACATGCACGCTACATTGCAGTTGGGCTTGATTGCCAATTTTTTGACAACATACCGGTCGATCCACACGACATCAAGATGGACGGTGTGGTCACTGCCTCACATCTTGCATTTGCAAAACCACGGTTTTAA
- a CDS encoding M3 family metallopeptidase, whose translation MNADNVFLHEFKTTHGAIPFDHITVADFEPAIRQGIIEHDKEIQAIANQAASPTFENTVVALERSGKTLTRVLGVFYPMLSANADDSLLAVSNRMMPILSEHNNSVTLNEKLFERIKYVKTHFDATTHDREDQMLLHETYESFLRSGASLQGADREKYRSLSKHLTELTLQFEQNTLKANNAYEMWLTKDDLAGLPESAIEAAKAAAKEKGRDDSYLITLHAPSYSAFMKYSSRRDLREKLYRAYNTQCTDGEYSNMEIIKDIANTRLAIANLLGYKSYADYHLEHMMAQNTKTVYAMLNQLKDAYAPVERKDMQELEQYASGVEGHKVKIMPWDYSYYSNKEKDAKYSINDELLRPYFELNNVTQGVFGLATKLYGLHFNENYDAQVFNPKVKAWNVTDSEGNFMGMLYTDFFPRASKQSGAWMTNFREQYVDENGNDVRPIVTLTMNFTRPTETKPSLLTFYEVETFTHEFGHALHSLLSRCKYASLSGTNVYRDFVEMPSQFNENYMREREFLDSFARHYITGEKIPQDYIDRIVASSQYGAAYACMRQLGFGFIDMAWHTIAKPYTGDPYKMEYNALKPVQVFEPVAGCIMSPQFGHIFSGGYAAGYYGYKWAEVLDADAFSKFKEDGIFNPSTAQSFCNNILSRGGTELPMVLYKRFRGREPKIEAMLRRDGIAK comes from the coding sequence ATGAACGCAGACAATGTATTTCTCCATGAGTTCAAGACGACTCATGGGGCCATTCCTTTTGACCACATCACTGTGGCCGACTTTGAGCCGGCAATACGCCAAGGCATCATTGAGCACGACAAAGAGATACAAGCAATTGCCAATCAAGCCGCAAGCCCAACGTTTGAAAACACCGTCGTGGCCCTTGAGCGGTCGGGCAAGACCCTCACAAGAGTGCTGGGCGTGTTCTACCCCATGCTCTCGGCCAATGCCGACGACTCACTGCTTGCCGTGTCCAACCGCATGATGCCCATCTTGTCGGAGCACAACAACAGCGTGACTTTGAACGAGAAGCTATTTGAGCGCATCAAGTATGTCAAAACACACTTCGACGCAACGACACACGACAGGGAAGACCAAATGCTGCTGCATGAAACCTACGAGTCGTTTCTGCGCAGCGGGGCATCGTTGCAAGGCGCCGACCGAGAGAAATACCGGTCGCTATCAAAGCATCTCACCGAGCTCACACTCCAATTTGAGCAAAACACGCTCAAAGCCAACAATGCCTATGAGATGTGGCTCACCAAAGACGACCTGGCAGGCCTGCCCGAGAGTGCCATCGAGGCAGCCAAGGCAGCTGCCAAGGAAAAAGGCCGCGACGACAGCTATCTCATTACGCTGCATGCTCCCAGTTACTCGGCATTTATGAAATACTCCTCACGCCGCGACCTGCGTGAAAAGCTGTACAGAGCCTACAACACCCAGTGCACTGACGGCGAATACAGCAACATGGAAATAATAAAAGACATAGCCAACACTCGCCTGGCAATTGCCAACCTACTGGGGTACAAGAGCTATGCCGACTATCACCTCGAGCACATGATGGCACAAAACACCAAGACCGTGTACGCAATGCTCAACCAGCTCAAAGACGCTTATGCACCAGTCGAGAGAAAAGACATGCAGGAGCTCGAGCAATATGCCTCGGGAGTGGAAGGACACAAGGTGAAGATAATGCCGTGGGACTACTCCTACTATTCCAACAAGGAAAAAGACGCCAAATACAGCATCAACGACGAGCTGCTGCGCCCCTATTTTGAGTTGAACAACGTGACCCAAGGTGTTTTCGGCCTGGCCACCAAACTGTATGGACTACACTTCAACGAGAACTATGATGCCCAGGTATTCAATCCCAAGGTGAAAGCCTGGAATGTGACCGACAGCGAAGGAAACTTCATGGGCATGCTCTACACCGATTTCTTCCCACGCGCCTCCAAGCAGAGCGGAGCATGGATGACAAACTTCAGAGAGCAATATGTGGACGAAAACGGCAACGACGTGAGGCCGATTGTGACACTCACAATGAATTTCACCAGGCCCACCGAGACCAAGCCCTCGCTGCTCACATTCTATGAGGTAGAAACCTTCACCCACGAGTTTGGTCATGCCTTGCACAGCTTGCTGTCGAGATGCAAATATGCCTCACTGTCGGGCACCAACGTGTATCGCGACTTTGTGGAAATGCCATCGCAATTCAATGAAAACTACATGCGCGAGCGAGAGTTTCTCGATAGTTTTGCGCGGCATTACATCACGGGCGAAAAGATTCCGCAAGACTACATCGACCGCATTGTAGCCTCGTCGCAATACGGTGCCGCCTATGCCTGCATGCGCCAGCTGGGATTTGGATTTATCGACATGGCATGGCACACCATCGCCAAGCCATATACAGGCGACCCCTACAAGATGGAATACAATGCCCTCAAGCCCGTGCAAGTATTTGAGCCGGTAGCAGGTTGCATCATGTCGCCACAGTTCGGGCACATCTTCTCGGGCGGCTATGCAGCTGGATACTATGGCTACAAGTGGGCCGAAGTGCTCGATGCCGATGCTTTTTCCAAGTTTAAGGAAGACGGCATCTTCAACCCGTCCACGGCACAGTCATTCTGCAACAACATTCTCTCGCGCGGCGGGACCGAGCTGCCCATGGTGCTCTACAAGCGCTTCCGTGGCCGCGAGCCCAAGATAGAGGCCATGCTGCGGCGCGACGGCATCGCTAAATGA
- a CDS encoding tetratricopeptide repeat protein produces MNLQEINKTKTSILKLLGDNCVYAALLKLKMLIDATADYTLREQYQQQRTAYDSLLQYVVAGAQDTGRKKILQDITQSIYTLTDLCVIALSCNQSYELFYTRWATHSRGTIGEIVSKYDNLAKRSQLLQAAPASRLNQQALAEVKRAAEMTETDMFDQVWTRFPLSAEDCAAVSSVFTSQQVPGYFKGLLISALLLGSTKFYDPSKLNLLLDIYINSDNDDLQIRALTAAIIIIYQYHTRLLGNHQLEARLRLLDECAHFRNDVMSILRRLIYSRNTENISKRMREELMPNLMKINPDLLNKLKGKSGIVDPSELEDNPEWADWLEKSGITKKMEELQELQFEGGDVFVSTFSHLKGYPFFNIMANWFMPYHDSHSSIDSTFGPGESPLRKVIADAPFLCDSDKYSFAFSMGSVPEMQRKMMMSQFDAQNASLKEMTSAELPDDKKRQRDMLANRYIQDLYRFFKLFSRRAEFKSIFDSSMDFLQIPFLRHILDDKLNLGVIAEFYMKNGFYNDAIGYYGRILEVDHNVTPQVLQKIGFAHQNLGHFAEAIDFYKRYEIVNDHDTWTLRHIATCYRALRDTGNALVYYKKAEKLAPDNASLCLNIGHCLLEQGKTNDALNYYFKVDYLAPEKHKAWRPIAWCSFAVGNFEQSENYYKKIIESGEDEVQDHLNYGHVLLCSHRAAEALSQYRTALVMEKGDKVDAFTHDFDADAHYLVEKGLDWHYITLMREAVISRQFKQQ; encoded by the coding sequence TTGCTAAAGCTGAAAATGCTCATCGATGCAACCGCCGACTACACACTGAGAGAGCAATACCAGCAGCAAAGGACTGCCTACGACTCTCTGCTACAATATGTTGTTGCAGGCGCACAAGATACAGGACGTAAAAAAATATTGCAAGACATCACCCAAAGTATCTACACGCTCACCGACCTGTGCGTGATAGCCCTGTCGTGCAACCAGTCTTATGAGCTGTTCTATACACGATGGGCCACCCACTCACGCGGCACAATAGGCGAGATTGTCTCAAAATATGACAATTTGGCAAAGCGCTCCCAGCTGCTGCAAGCCGCGCCTGCCAGCAGGCTCAACCAGCAGGCACTTGCCGAAGTGAAGCGAGCCGCTGAAATGACCGAGACCGACATGTTTGACCAGGTGTGGACACGATTCCCCCTCAGTGCCGAAGATTGCGCTGCCGTGTCGAGCGTGTTTACTTCGCAGCAAGTGCCAGGCTACTTCAAGGGATTGCTCATATCGGCATTGCTGCTTGGCTCGACCAAGTTTTACGACCCGTCAAAATTGAACCTGCTGCTCGACATTTACATCAACAGCGACAATGACGACCTCCAGATACGTGCGCTCACGGCAGCCATCATCATTATCTACCAGTATCACACACGCCTGTTGGGCAACCATCAACTGGAAGCCAGGTTGCGGTTGCTGGACGAGTGTGCACATTTCAGAAACGATGTGATGTCGATTTTGCGGCGTCTCATCTATTCACGCAACACCGAGAACATATCTAAACGAATGCGTGAAGAATTGATGCCCAACCTAATGAAAATCAACCCCGACCTGCTGAATAAACTAAAAGGCAAATCGGGCATTGTCGATCCATCGGAGCTCGAAGACAACCCGGAATGGGCCGATTGGCTTGAAAAAAGCGGAATCACCAAAAAGATGGAAGAACTGCAAGAACTGCAGTTTGAAGGCGGCGATGTGTTTGTCTCCACATTCTCACACCTCAAGGGCTACCCCTTCTTCAACATCATGGCCAACTGGTTTATGCCTTATCACGACAGCCACAGCTCGATCGACTCCACATTTGGACCAGGCGAAAGCCCCTTGCGCAAGGTGATAGCCGATGCGCCATTCCTGTGCGACAGCGACAAGTATTCATTTGCCTTCTCGATGGGGTCGGTGCCTGAAATGCAACGCAAGATGATGATGTCGCAATTTGACGCCCAGAATGCAAGCCTCAAGGAGATGACGTCGGCCGAACTGCCCGACGACAAGAAGCGCCAACGCGACATGCTGGCCAACCGATACATCCAGGACTTGTACCGGTTTTTCAAGCTCTTTTCGCGCAGAGCCGAGTTCAAGTCGATATTTGACTCAAGCATGGACTTTCTGCAAATTCCTTTTCTAAGACACATACTCGACGACAAGCTGAACTTAGGAGTAATTGCAGAGTTCTATATGAAAAACGGCTTCTACAACGACGCAATAGGCTATTATGGCCGCATCCTCGAGGTTGACCACAACGTCACGCCACAAGTGCTTCAAAAGATAGGTTTTGCCCATCAAAATTTAGGGCACTTTGCCGAGGCCATCGATTTCTACAAGCGCTATGAAATCGTCAATGACCACGACACGTGGACCTTGAGGCACATTGCAACATGCTACCGAGCCCTGCGAGACACGGGCAATGCCCTGGTCTATTACAAGAAGGCCGAGAAGCTCGCCCCCGACAATGCATCGCTGTGCCTAAACATAGGCCATTGTCTTCTTGAACAGGGAAAAACCAACGATGCCTTGAATTATTACTTCAAGGTCGACTATCTTGCTCCCGAAAAGCACAAGGCCTGGAGGCCCATTGCCTGGTGCTCTTTTGCAGTGGGCAATTTTGAGCAGAGCGAGAACTATTACAAGAAAATCATCGAGAGTGGTGAGGACGAAGTACAAGACCATCTCAACTATGGTCACGTGCTGTTGTGCAGCCATCGCGCTGCCGAGGCCCTGTCGCAATACAGGACCGCACTCGTGATGGAAAAAGGAGACAAGGTCGACGCATTCACGCATGACTTTGACGCCGATGCCCACTATCTTGTAGAAAAAGGGCTCGACTGGCATTATATCACCCTGATGAGGGAGGCAGTGATAAGCCGGCAATTCAAGCAACAATAA
- a CDS encoding dCMP deaminase family protein, with the protein MNDNGQKQILLDARYLRMAKVWAENSYCKRRKVGALLVKDKMIISDGFNGTPVGFENICEDEEGRTKPYVLHAEANAITKVAESNNSSKGATLYVTTSPCIECAKLIIQAGIKRIVFAELYRLTEGIDLLKRAGIDCIHLVSTQDGAYEEIKI; encoded by the coding sequence ATGAACGATAATGGTCAAAAACAAATTTTGCTTGACGCAAGATATTTGCGCATGGCCAAAGTGTGGGCTGAAAACTCCTACTGCAAGCGTCGCAAGGTGGGTGCCTTGCTCGTAAAGGACAAGATGATCATTTCTGACGGATTCAATGGCACGCCTGTAGGATTTGAAAACATCTGCGAGGATGAAGAAGGACGCACCAAGCCCTACGTGCTTCATGCCGAAGCCAATGCCATCACCAAAGTTGCCGAAAGCAACAACAGCAGCAAGGGGGCAACGCTGTATGTCACCACCTCGCCTTGCATCGAGTGCGCCAAGCTCATCATTCAGGCAGGCATAAAGCGCATTGTATTTGCCGAGCTATACCGCTTGACCGAAGGCATCGATTTGCTCAAGCGTGCAGGCATCGATTGTATCCACCTGGTGAGCACACAGGATGGGGCTTACGAAGAAATAAAGATATAA